The Streptomyces sp. GSL17-111 region CCGGGCTGTCCCGGTCCCGCACGGGTGATCTGGCCGGGCCCTCAGCTTTCCCGGACCGTGGCCTCGTCGATCACCACGGTGGCGTTCGGAACGGTGGCCTGGATCTGCGGGTCCACGGTCGAACCGGCGTCCGCGATCTTCTCCAGGACGTCCATGCCGTCGGTGATCTCCCCGAACGGTGTGTAGTTCGGTGGGAGCTCGCTGTCCTGGTAGACGAGGAAGAACTGACTCCCGCCGCTGTCCCGGCCCTCGTCCGTCTGGGCGTTGTAGGTGTTGGCCATGGCGACCGTGCCCGCCGGGTAGACCCCGCCCTCGACCTTCGGGTCCTCGAGGTTCTCGTCCGGGATGGTGTAGCCGGGGCCGCCCTGGCCGGTGCCCGCCGGGTCCCCGCACTGGAGGACGAAGATGCCCTGGTCGACCAGGCGGTGGCAGCGCGTGTGGTCGAAGTAGCCTTCCCCGGCGAGGAAGTCGAAGGAGTTCACCGTGCGCGGGGCCCGCTCGGCGTCCAGCGCGATCTCGATGTCGCCGCAGGTGGTCGCCAGCCGCATGGTGTAGGAGGCGTCGGTGTCGACCGACATCTCAGGCTCCTTCTCCCACTGCTTGCCGTTCGGCTCGCCCTCGGCGGGCTCCTCGCACGGGTCCGGCGGCGGCGTCTGCGCCACGTCCTCGGGCTGCTTCTCAGGTTCCCCCTCGAAGACGCCGGCGGCGACGGCCACCGCGCTGCCGCCGAGCGCGAGCACCAGGACGCCGGCGACGACCCCGTTCCGCAGCCGCCGCCTGCGGCGGGCGACGGCCTGCCGCTGCTCCCGGCGCTGCTGCTTCCGCCGTGCGAGCTGTCTGCGGCGCTGCTCCTTGGTGACCACGGTCTTCTCCTTCGGGCCGTGCGGGGGTGATGCGGCCTGTGGGTGCCCTGACCTGCCGCCGCCCGTACCGTATACGGGTTCGCGGCGGCACCGGCGGCGCCGGTAGGCTCGGGGCGGACACTTCCCGACCGCCGGACGACTGAAGGACGATCGTGCTCATTGCCGGGTTCCCCGCCGGGGCCTGGGGGACCAATTGTTATCTGGTCGCCCCCGCCGCCGGTGAGGAGTGCGTGATCATCGACCCTGGCCACCAGGCCACCGCGGGCGTCGAGGAGGCCGTCGCCAAGCACCGGCTCAAGCCGGTCGCCGTCGTCCTCACCCACGGGCACATCGACCACGTGGCCTCCGTGGTGCCGGTCTGCGGGGCGCACGACGTCCCCGCCTGGATCCACCCGGACGACCGCTACATGATGAGCGACCCGGAGAAGGCGCTGGGCCGCGCCATCGGGCAGCAGCTCATGGGCGAGCTGACCGTGGGGGAGCCGGACGACGTGCACGAGCTGACCGACGGCGCCCGGCTGAGCCTTGCGGGCCTGGAGCTGACCGTCGCGCACGCGCCCGGCCATACCCGGGGGTCGGTGACCTTCGGCATGCCCGAGCAGGCGGACATCCCGCCGGTCCTCTTCTCGGGCGACCTGCTGTTCGCCGGCTCCATCGGACGCACCGACCTGCCCGGTGGTGACTCCGCCGAGATCCTGCGGTCGCTGGCACGTGTCTGCCTGCCGCTGGACGACTCGACGGTGGTCCTGTCCGGGCACGGCCCCCAGACCACCATCGGCCGCGAGCGCGCGACGAACCCCTTCCTCCGGGAGGTCGCCGCCGGCCACGGAGCCGACGACATCACGGCTCCACGACGAGGAATGTGAACCAGACTTCCGTGAGCACCTTTTCCGCCCCCAAGGGCACGTACGACCTGATCCCGCCGGACTCGGCCGACTTCCTCGCCGTCCGCGAGGCCCTCTCCGCCCCGCTGCGGCGCGCCGGGTACGGCTACGTCGAGACGCCGGGCTTCGAGCAGGTGGAACTGTTCGCGCGCGGTGTCGGAGCGTCCACCGACATCGTCACCAAGGAGATGTACACGCTCACCACCAAGGGCGGCGACGAGCTGGCCCTGCGGCCCGAGGGCACGGCCTCCGTCCTGCGCGCCGCCCTCCAGGCCAACCTGCACCGGGGCGCCCTGCCGGTGAAGCTGTGGTACTCGGGCTCCTACTACCGCTACGAACGGCCGCAGGCGGGCCGCTACCGGCACTTCTCGCAGGTCGGCGCGGAGGCCCTGGGCGCCGAGGACCCGGCGCTGGACGCCGAGCTGATCATCCTGGCCGTCGACGCCTACCGGTCGCTGGGCCTGCGGAACTTCCGCCTGCTGCTGAACTCTCTCGGGGACGCCGCGTGCCGTCCCGCCTACCGGGCCGCCCTCCAGGACTTCCTGCGCGGCCTCGACCTGGACGAGGCGACCCGCGAGCGCATCGAGATCAACCCGCTGCGGGTGCTCGACGACAAGCGGGAGGCCGTCCAGCGGCAGCTGACCGGCGCGCCGCTCATGCGGGACCACCTGTGCGAGGACTGCGCGGCCTATCACGAGCGGGTGCGCACGCTGCTGACGGCGGCGGGCGTCGCGTTCGAGGACGACCCGAGGCTGGTGCGCGGCCTGGACTACTACACCCGCACCACCTTCGAGTTCGTGCACGACGGCCTCGGTGCCCAGTCGGCCGTCGGTGGGGGAGGCCGCTACGACGGCCTCTCCGAGATGATCGGCGGCCCGGCGCTGCCCTCGGTGGGCTGGGCGCTCGGCGTGGACCGCACGGTCCTGGCCCTGCGCGCCGAGGGCGTGACGCTGCCCACGCCCTCGCTGACGGACGTCTACGCCGTGCCGGTGGGCGAGGAGGCACGCGGCGTCCTGTTCGGGGTGCTCACCGAGCTGCGCCGGGCGGGCGTCGCGGCCGACTTCGCCTACGGTGGCAAGGGGCTGAAGAACGCGATGAAGTCGGCGGGCCGCTCCGGGGCGCGGTACGCCCTGGTCCTCGGGGAGCGGGACCTGGCCGAGGGCGTCGTCCAGCTCAAGGATCTCGACAGCGGTGAGCAGACCCCGGTGGCGCTCTCTTCCGCCGTGGCCGAAATCCGGGCGAAACTGAGCTGACACCTGGCTCGTTGGGCCACAATGAGCAGCAGACCTCAGACGATGGGACGACGAGCGCCATGATGACCCAGACGGCACCCCGCGCCCAGGACGGCACCGAGGACGACCGGCCCGGCCCGGCCACGATCGCGGCGGGCCGGGTCTACGCCTGGCTGCTCGTCGTGACGGGCCTGGCGGGCCTCCTGGCCGCCTGGGTCATCACGCTGGACAAGCAGAAGATCCTGGAGGCCAAGGCCGTCGGGGAGACGTTCACCCCCGGCTGCAGCCTCAACCCGATCGTCTCCTGCGGCAACATCATGGAGAGCGACCAGGCCGAGGCGTTCGGTTTCCCGAACCCGATGCTCGGCCTGGTGATGTTCGGCGCGGTCGTCACGATCGGCGCGGCGGCGCTCGCCGGGGGGCACTTCCGGCCGTGGTTCTGGCGGAGCCTGCTCGGCGGCACGTTCTTCGGCGTGGCGTTCTGCACCTGGCTGATGTACCAGTCCCTGTACAACATCAACTCCCTGTGCCTGTGGTGCTGCCTGGCCTGGGTCGCCACGCTCACGATGTTCTGGGCCACGCTCGTGCACACCGTGCGCCACCGGCTCGTCCCCGCCCCGGAGGGTCTGCGGAACGTCCTGCTGGAGTTCCCCTGGGTCTTCCCGGCCGCGCACACCGGGATCATCGGCATGCTGATCCTCACCAAGTGGTGGGACTTCTGGCTCGGCTGAGCCCGCTCGCCGCCCGGGGCGGCGCTGTCAGTGGGGTGACTTAGGGTTTCCAGGGTGGAGCCCGACCTGTTCACCGCCGCCGCCGAGGAACGCCAGTCCAAGGACCCCGCCGCGAGCCCGCTCGCGGTGCGGATGCGTCCGCGCACGCTGGACGAGGTGGTGGGCCAGCGGCACCTGCTGCGGCGCGGCTCCCCGCTGCGCCGGCTGGTGGGGGAGGGCGACGGCGGCCCGGCCGGAGCCTCGTCGGTCCTGCTCTGGGGGCCTCCGGGGACGGGGAAGACGACGCTCGCGTACGTCGTCAGCAAGGCCACCGACAAGCGATTCGTCGAGCTGTCCGCCATCACGGCGGGGGTCAAGGAGGTCCGGGCCGTCATCGACGGCGCCCGCCGCTCCTCGGGCGCGTACGGCAAGGACACCGTGCTGTTCCTGGACGAGATCCACCGCTTCTCCAAGGCCCAGCAGGACTCCCTGCTGCCCGCCGTGGAGAACCGCTGGGTGACGCTCGTCGCCGCCACCACGGAGAACCCGTACTTCTCGGTGATCTCGCCGCTGCTGTCCCGCTCGCTGCTGCTGACGCTGGAGCCGCTCACCGACGACGACCTGCGGGGGCTGATCCGCCGGGCGCTGGCCGACGAGCGCGGGCTCGCCGCCGCGCTCACCCTGCCCGAGGAGGCCGAGGCGCACCTGCTGCGCATCGCCCAGGGGGACGCCCGGCGCGCGCTGACCGCCCTGGAGGCGGCGGCGGGCGCGGCGCTGGCCAAGGCCGAGTCGGAGATCACCCTGGCCACGCTGGAGGAGACGGTCGACCGGGCCGCCGTGACGTACGACCGCGACGGGGACCAGCACTACGACGTGGCCAGCGCCCTCATCAAGTCGATCCGTGGTTCGGACGTGGACGCCGCGCTGCACTACCTGGCCCGCATGGTCGAGGCGGGCGAGGACCCCCGGTTCATCGCGCGGCGGCTGATGATCTCCGCCAGCGAGGACATCGGCCTGGCCGACCCGAGTGCCCTCCAGACGGCCGTCGCCGCCGCCCAGGCGGTGGCGATGATCGGATTCCCCGAGGCGCGCATCACCCTCGCCCAGGCGACGATCGCCCTGGCCCTCGCGCCCAAGTCCAACGCCGCCTACAAGGCGATCGACGCCGCGCTGGCCGACGTCCGGGCCGGGAAGGCCGGGCCCGTGCCGACGTACCTGCGGGACGGCCACTACGGCGGTGCGAAGAGGCTCGGCCACGGCGCCGGCTACCAGTACCCGCACGACCTGCCCGGCGGCGTCGCCGCGCAGCAGTACGCGCCGGACGCCGTGCACGGCGCGCGCTACTACGAGCCCACGCGGTACGGCGCCGAGGCCCGCTACGCGGACGTCGCCGCCCGCGTCCGCGCCCGGCTGCGGGGCGAGGAGGGGTCCGGGGAGGGCTGAGCGGCGACCGGCGGGCGCGGGCGGGCCCGGTCGCCTACGCGCTCTCGGCCGCGTCGAAGAGGCCGTGCATCGCGCGCCGCAGCCCGGCGACGTCGGCCACGGGCCGGGGGAACGGGAAGTGGACGTCGAACGGCTCGCCCGCCGCGCCGGCCGGGGCGTGGTAGCGCACCCGCAGCCCGAAGCGGTCCAGCGCGAGCGGCACCGCGTGCAGGGACGCGGCGGCGCAGCCGGGGTCGCGCTCGCCGAGCAGGGCGCACAGCCCGCCCACGCGGTCGCTGTGGGCGGCGGCGAGGTGCTGGAGGAGGTCGGCCTCGTGGCGGGCCAGGGGGTCGGGGCGGGCGGCGGCGAACTCCTCGGGTTCGACGTGCCCCTCGCCCCACAGGTCCTCCACGACGGCCTCGCCGAACTCCAGGCGCAGCGTCATGCGCTGCGGCGCGCCGCCGGGCGGCTCGGGCGGCAGCCGGTCGGCCAGCAGCCCTTCGGCGAGGGCCAGGTCGTCGCCGCGCACCGCCGTCAGCCAGCCGCCGATCTGCGCGTGTCCGCGCACGCGCCGCGGCACGGAGACGGGGGCGACGTCCGTGATGTCCATCACGGCGACGACGTCGTCGTCCTGCGCGTGGGCGGCGGCCCGGGCGGCCGAGGACTCGGCGCTGACCAGGACGAAAACGTCCCCGTCGGGGGAGACGGCGCGGGCCAGCGGCAGGGTCGAGCCCAGCCCGCCGGGCTCGGCGCCCGGAATGGCCAGGACGGCGGATACGCTGGAGTCCACGAGGGTACGTACGCGCTCGGCCGCACAGGGTCGGCCGGCGCTTTCTTCCGCGGGACGCGGCTGACCCGCCGCGGCGTCGTCATCGGTGCCGGGCAGGGGGATCCCAGGTCGAAACACAGCGTTCTCCTCCGCTAAGGTAAGCCTCACCTAACTTACACGGAGGTTCGTTCAACGTGAACCAGTCGCGTCCCAAGGTCAAGAAGTCGCGTGCGCTCGGTATCGCGCTGACCCCGAAGGCCGTCAAGTACTTCGAGCAGCGCCCCTACCCGCCGGGGGAGCACGGCCGCGGCCGCAAGCAGAACAGTGACTACAAGGTCCGTCTGCTGGAGAAGCAGCGGCTGCGGGCCCAGTACGACATCAGCGAACGCCAGATGGTCCGTGCCTACGACCGCGCTCGGAAGGTCGACGGCAAGACGGGCGAGGCGCTCATCGTCGAGCTGGAGCGCCGCCTGGACGCGCTCGTCCTGCGGGCGGGTCTCGCCCGCACCATCTACCAGGCCCGCCAGATGGTCGTGCACGGCCACATCGCGGTCAACGGCCGCAAGGTCGACAAGCCGTCGTTCCGGGTCCGCCCGGACGACGTGGTCATGGTCCGCGAGCGCAGCCGCGAGAAGTACCCGTTCCAGGTGGCCCGCGAGGGCGGTTACGCGACGGACGGCGAGACCCCGCGCTACCTGGAGGTCAACCTCCAGGCCCTGGCGTTCCGCCTGGACCGCGACCCGAACCGCAAGGAGATCCCGGTCATCTGCGACGAGCAGCTCGTCGTCGAGTACTACGCCCGCTGACGGCCCCCGGCCCCGGGTGACCGGTCACAGCCCCGCCCGCCGCGGACGTCGCGGCGGGCGGGGCTGTGCCGTCCCCGCCGGGCGTGCCCCGTCGGCCCGGGCGGCGCCCCGCAATGCGGTACGGGAGGCCGGGTCCGGCGCGATAAGGTCGGTGCCTTGGACGTGAACCCGAGGGAAGCGGTGCAGCTGTGTCCGGTGGTGAGGTGGCCGGCCTCCTCGTGGCGGTCTTCTGGGCGATCCTGGTGTCGTTCCTCGCCGTGGTGCTGGTGAGGCTCGCACAGACGCTGAAGGCGGCCACCAAGCTCGTGACGGGCGTGACGGAGCAGGCCGTGCCCCTGCTGGGCGAGGCCTCGGCGACCGTCCGCTCCGCGCAGTCGCAGCTCGACCGGGTGGACGCCATCGCCACCGACGTCCAGGAGGTCACGGCCAACGCCTCCGCGCTGTCCTCGACCGTCTCGACGACCTTCGGCGGCCCGCTGGTGAAGGTCGCCGCCTTCGGCTACGGCGTCCGCCGAGCGCTCGGCCGCACCGGCGGGACGCCCGGGAAGGCGCCCCGGACGGTCGTCGGCCGACGCGTGCCCGGAGCCCGGCGCGGCCCCCGCCCGCGCCGGGGTGGAAAGGACTGAGTCACCCATGTTCCGCCGTACGTTCTGGTTCGGCGCCGGCGCGGCCGCCGGTGTCTGGGCCACCACGAAGGTCAACCGCAAGCTGCGCAGCCTGGCTCCGGAGTCGCTGGCGGCCCGCGCCGCCGACAAGGCGGTCGACACCGGGCACCGACTCCGGGAGCTGGCGATCGACGTCCGGGCCGGGATGACGCAGCGCGAGCGCGAGCTGAACGAGGCGCTGGGGCTCGCGAACGACCCCGACGCACCGGCGCCGACGTACCTGTCCGCCGCCCCGAGCCCCCGGGTGCTGCCCGGGGGCCGTCCGCAGGCCGAGCACGGCCTGCCTCACCGAACGACCGGAAAAGAGGACCACTGATGGAGTCGGCTGAAATCCGCCGCCGCTGGCTGAGCTTCTTCGAGGAGCGTGGGCACACCGTCGTGCCGTCGGCGTCGCTGATCGCGGACGACCCGACGCTCCTCCTGGTCAACGCCGGCATGGTGCCGTTCAAGCCCTACTTCCTCGGTGAGGTCAAGCCGCCCTTCGACCGGGCCGTCAGCGTGCAGAAGTGCGTGCGGACCCCGGACATCGAGGAGGTCGGCAAGACCACCCGGCACGGCACGTTCTTCCAGATGTGCGGCAACTTCTCCTTCGGCGACTACTTCAAGGAAGGGGCCAGCAAGCTCGCCTGGGAGCTGCTGACCTCCTCCGTCGCCGACGGCGGCTACGGGCTGGACCCGGAGAAGCTGTGGATCACGGTCTACGAGGACGACGACGAGGCCGAACGCATCTGGCGCGACGTCGTCGGCGTCCCCTCCGAGCGCATCCAGCGCCTGGGCAAGGCCGACAACTTCTGGTCGATGGGCGTACCCGGACCCTGCGGCCCGTGCTCGGAGGTCAACTACGACCGGGGCCCGGAGTTCGGCGTCGAGGGCGGACCGGTCGTCAACGACGAGCGCTACGTGGAGATCTGGAACCTGGTCTTCATGCAGTACGAGCGCGGCGAGGGCACGGGCAAGGAGGACTACCCGATCCTCGGTGACCTCCCCGCCAAGAACATCGACACCGGCCTCGGCCTGGAACGCCTGGCGATGATCCTCCAGGACGTGCCGAACATGTACGAGACGGACACCCTGCGCGTCGTCATCGACAAGGCCACCGAGCTGACGGGCGTGCGCTACGGCGCCGCCCAGGACAGCGACGTCTCGCTGCGCGTCGTCGCCGACCACCTGCGCACCTCGGTCATGATGATCGCCGACGGCGTCACCCCGGGGAACGAGGGCCGCGGCTACGTCCTGCGCCGCATCATGCGCCGCGCCATCCGCAACCTGCGCATCCTCGGCTCCCAGGAGCCGGTCGTCGGCGCGCTGGTCGACGTCGTCATCGAGACGATGGGCCTGCAGTACCCGGAGATCGTCACCGACCGCCGGCGCATCGAGACCGTGGCCCTCGCCGAGGAGGCCGCCTTCCTCAAGACGCTCAAGTCCGGCACCAACATCCTGGACACCGCCGTCACCGAGACCAAGGCCAAGGGCGGCTCGGTGCTCTCCGGCGACCAGGCGTTCCTGCTTCACGACACCTGGGGCTTCCCGATCGACCTCACCCTGGAGATGGCCGCCGAACAGGGCCTCTCCGTGGACGAGGGGGGCTTCCGCCGGCTGATGCAGGAGCAGCGCGACCGGGCCAAGGCCGACGCGCGGGCCAAGAAGACCGGCCACGCCGACCTCTCCGCCTACCGCCAGGTCGCCGACGCCGCCGGGGTCACCG contains the following coding sequences:
- a CDS encoding peptidylprolyl isomerase translates to MVTKEQRRRQLARRKQQRREQRQAVARRRRRLRNGVVAGVLVLALGGSAVAVAAGVFEGEPEKQPEDVAQTPPPDPCEEPAEGEPNGKQWEKEPEMSVDTDASYTMRLATTCGDIEIALDAERAPRTVNSFDFLAGEGYFDHTRCHRLVDQGIFVLQCGDPAGTGQGGPGYTIPDENLEDPKVEGGVYPAGTVAMANTYNAQTDEGRDSGGSQFFLVYQDSELPPNYTPFGEITDGMDVLEKIADAGSTVDPQIQATVPNATVVIDEATVRES
- a CDS encoding DUF948 domain-containing protein is translated as MSGGEVAGLLVAVFWAILVSFLAVVLVRLAQTLKAATKLVTGVTEQAVPLLGEASATVRSAQSQLDRVDAIATDVQEVTANASALSSTVSTTFGGPLVKVAAFGYGVRRALGRTGGTPGKAPRTVVGRRVPGARRGPRPRRGGKD
- the hisS gene encoding histidine--tRNA ligase encodes the protein MSTFSAPKGTYDLIPPDSADFLAVREALSAPLRRAGYGYVETPGFEQVELFARGVGASTDIVTKEMYTLTTKGGDELALRPEGTASVLRAALQANLHRGALPVKLWYSGSYYRYERPQAGRYRHFSQVGAEALGAEDPALDAELIILAVDAYRSLGLRNFRLLLNSLGDAACRPAYRAALQDFLRGLDLDEATRERIEINPLRVLDDKREAVQRQLTGAPLMRDHLCEDCAAYHERVRTLLTAAGVAFEDDPRLVRGLDYYTRTTFEFVHDGLGAQSAVGGGGRYDGLSEMIGGPALPSVGWALGVDRTVLALRAEGVTLPTPSLTDVYAVPVGEEARGVLFGVLTELRRAGVAADFAYGGKGLKNAMKSAGRSGARYALVLGERDLAEGVVQLKDLDSGEQTPVALSSAVAEIRAKLS
- a CDS encoding vitamin K epoxide reductase family protein, with amino-acid sequence MMTQTAPRAQDGTEDDRPGPATIAAGRVYAWLLVVTGLAGLLAAWVITLDKQKILEAKAVGETFTPGCSLNPIVSCGNIMESDQAEAFGFPNPMLGLVMFGAVVTIGAAALAGGHFRPWFWRSLLGGTFFGVAFCTWLMYQSLYNINSLCLWCCLAWVATLTMFWATLVHTVRHRLVPAPEGLRNVLLEFPWVFPAAHTGIIGMLILTKWWDFWLG
- a CDS encoding MBL fold metallo-hydrolase, coding for MLIAGFPAGAWGTNCYLVAPAAGEECVIIDPGHQATAGVEEAVAKHRLKPVAVVLTHGHIDHVASVVPVCGAHDVPAWIHPDDRYMMSDPEKALGRAIGQQLMGELTVGEPDDVHELTDGARLSLAGLELTVAHAPGHTRGSVTFGMPEQADIPPVLFSGDLLFAGSIGRTDLPGGDSAEILRSLARVCLPLDDSTVVLSGHGPQTTIGRERATNPFLREVAAGHGADDITAPRRGM
- a CDS encoding DUF2470 domain-containing protein; its protein translation is MDSSVSAVLAIPGAEPGGLGSTLPLARAVSPDGDVFVLVSAESSAARAAAHAQDDDVVAVMDITDVAPVSVPRRVRGHAQIGGWLTAVRGDDLALAEGLLADRLPPEPPGGAPQRMTLRLEFGEAVVEDLWGEGHVEPEEFAAARPDPLARHEADLLQHLAAAHSDRVGGLCALLGERDPGCAAASLHAVPLALDRFGLRVRYHAPAGAAGEPFDVHFPFPRPVADVAGLRRAMHGLFDAAESA
- the rpsD gene encoding 30S ribosomal protein S4, translating into MNQSRPKVKKSRALGIALTPKAVKYFEQRPYPPGEHGRGRKQNSDYKVRLLEKQRLRAQYDISERQMVRAYDRARKVDGKTGEALIVELERRLDALVLRAGLARTIYQARQMVVHGHIAVNGRKVDKPSFRVRPDDVVMVRERSREKYPFQVAREGGYATDGETPRYLEVNLQALAFRLDRDPNRKEIPVICDEQLVVEYYAR
- the alaS gene encoding alanine--tRNA ligase; the encoded protein is MESAEIRRRWLSFFEERGHTVVPSASLIADDPTLLLVNAGMVPFKPYFLGEVKPPFDRAVSVQKCVRTPDIEEVGKTTRHGTFFQMCGNFSFGDYFKEGASKLAWELLTSSVADGGYGLDPEKLWITVYEDDDEAERIWRDVVGVPSERIQRLGKADNFWSMGVPGPCGPCSEVNYDRGPEFGVEGGPVVNDERYVEIWNLVFMQYERGEGTGKEDYPILGDLPAKNIDTGLGLERLAMILQDVPNMYETDTLRVVIDKATELTGVRYGAAQDSDVSLRVVADHLRTSVMMIADGVTPGNEGRGYVLRRIMRRAIRNLRILGSQEPVVGALVDVVIETMGLQYPEIVTDRRRIETVALAEEAAFLKTLKSGTNILDTAVTETKAKGGSVLSGDQAFLLHDTWGFPIDLTLEMAAEQGLSVDEGGFRRLMQEQRDRAKADARAKKTGHADLSAYRQVADAAGVTEFTGYLHTEGEATIVGLLVGGVPAPAAHEGDEVEVVLDRTPFYAEGGGQLADTGRIRIDNGAVIEVRDVQQPVPGVSVHKGVVQVGEVTLGSAGHCVIDVVRRRAIARAHSATHLTHQALRDALGPTAAQAGSENAPGRFRFDFGSPTAVPGTVLTDVEQRINEVLARELDVTAEVMSMDDARKQGAIAEFGEKYGERVRVVTIGDFSKELCGGTHVHNTAQLGLVKLLGESSIGSGVRRVEALVGVDAYQFLAREHTVVSQLTELVKGRPEELPERISGMLTRLRDAEKEIERFRAEKVLQAAAGLAQGAQDVRGVALASGRVPDGTTADDLRKLVLDVRGRIPGDRPAVVALFSVVAGRPLTVIATNEAARERGLKAGDLVRTAAKTLGGGGGGKPDIAQGGGQNAAAVDEALAAVERQVGESLAGV
- a CDS encoding replication-associated recombination protein A codes for the protein MEPDLFTAAAEERQSKDPAASPLAVRMRPRTLDEVVGQRHLLRRGSPLRRLVGEGDGGPAGASSVLLWGPPGTGKTTLAYVVSKATDKRFVELSAITAGVKEVRAVIDGARRSSGAYGKDTVLFLDEIHRFSKAQQDSLLPAVENRWVTLVAATTENPYFSVISPLLSRSLLLTLEPLTDDDLRGLIRRALADERGLAAALTLPEEAEAHLLRIAQGDARRALTALEAAAGAALAKAESEITLATLEETVDRAAVTYDRDGDQHYDVASALIKSIRGSDVDAALHYLARMVEAGEDPRFIARRLMISASEDIGLADPSALQTAVAAAQAVAMIGFPEARITLAQATIALALAPKSNAAYKAIDAALADVRAGKAGPVPTYLRDGHYGGAKRLGHGAGYQYPHDLPGGVAAQQYAPDAVHGARYYEPTRYGAEARYADVAARVRARLRGEEGSGEG